Proteins encoded within one genomic window of Fragaria vesca subsp. vesca linkage group LG1, FraVesHawaii_1.0, whole genome shotgun sequence:
- the LOC101296600 gene encoding probable protein phosphatase 2C 47-like produces the protein MMASGFEISTQVNGYVGGCLKDNAAMSAPAPAMEDHNGDSLVNNSNQVALGKPPRNISVMRHCTSSAFLCESDSDLANFGFKSPSVETSEFVSVFRSGSCSEKGPKQYMEDEYICVDDLEGHLGDSVNLPSHGAFYGVFDGHGGVDAASFIKKNLLNFIVQDSHFPDALKKATRSAFVKADHAIADATSLDKSSGTTALTAFILGRNMLIANAGDCRAVLGKRGRAIELSKDHKPNCTSERLRIEKLGGVIYDGYLNGQLSVARALGDWHIKGSKGSNCPLSSEPELEELVLTEEDEFLIMGCDGLWDVMSSQCAVTMVRKELMQHNDPERCSKALVKEALQRNTCDNLTVVVVCFSKDPPPKTEIPRSHKRRSISAEGLDLLKGVLSNI, from the exons ATGATGGCTTCAGGATTTGAAATATCGACTCAGGTGAATGGTTATGTTGGTGGGTGCTTAAAGGACAATGCTGCAATGTCTGCTCCTGCCCCTGCCATGGAAGATCACAATGGAGATAGTTTGGTCAACAATTCGAATCAAGTTGCTCTTGGGAAGCCGCCGCGGAACATTTCGGTTATGAGGCATTGCACTAGCTCTGCATTCTTGTGTGAATCA GATTCAGATCTTGCAAATTTTGGCTTCAAGTCGCCTTCAGTTGAGACATCAGAGTTTGTTTCTGTATTCCGTTCGGGGAGCTGTTCAGAAAAAGGACCTAAACAGTATATGGAAGATGAGTATATTTGTGTAGATGATCTTGAGGGACATCTTGGTGATTCAGTAAACTTGCCTTCTCATGGGGCATTTTATGGG GTCTTTGATGGACATGGTGGTGTTGATGCTGCATCATTCATAAAAAAGAACCTGCTTAATTTCATTGTTCAAGACTCTCATTTCCCAGATGCCCTTAAAAAAGCAACTAGAAGCGCTTTTGTGAAGGCTGATCATGCAATTGCAGATGCTACCTCTCTTGACAAGTCCTCTGGTACCACTGCTTTGACTGCCTTTATCTTAGGAAG GAACATGCTAATCGCTAACGCTGGTGATTGTCGAGCTGTGTTGGGGAAGCGTGGAAGGGCAATTGAACTATCTAAAGATCATAAACCTAATTGTACCTCCGAAAGATTAAGAATTGAGAAGCTGGGTGGTGTCATCTATGATGGATACCTCAATGGCCAACTATCAGTGGCGCGTGCTCTTGGTGACTGGCATATCAAGGGCTCCAAAGGTTCAAACTGCCCCTTAAGCTCGGAGCCAGAGTTGGAGGAGCTTGTCCTAACCGAAGAAGATGAGTTCTTGATCATGGGATGTGATGGCTTGTGGGATGTAATGAGCAGCCAGTGTGCAGTTACAATGGTAAGAAAGGAGCTCATGCAACATAATGATCCTGAGAGATGTTCGAAAGCACTTGTCAAGGAGGCACTCCAACGAAACACCTGTGACAACCTGACTGTCGTCGTGGTGTGTTTCTCCAAAGACCCTCCTCCCAAGACTGAAATTCCTAGATCCCACAAGAGGAGGAGCATTTCAGC